The sequence AGATCGATGAGGCCGCCGCCGCGGAGCTCGTTCCCTGCACGCTGACCGAGCTGCTTCTCTACTTCCTCCGCCTGGGCACGACCGGCTTCGGCGGACCGATCGCGCTGGTCGGCTACATGCAGCGTGATCTCGTCGAGCAGCGACGCTGGATCTCCAGGCAGGATTACGTCGAGGGTCTCGCGCTCGCCCAGCTCGCACCGGGGCCGCTCGCGGCGCAGCTCGCGATCTACCTCGGGTGGGTCCGCGGGGGCGTGACTGGGGCGACCCTGGTGGGCGTCGCGTTCGTGCTCCCCTCGTTCGTAATGGTGCTCGCGCTCTCGGCGCTCTATCTGCGCTACGGAGGCCTCGCCTGGATGCGGGGGGCGTTCTACGGGATCGGCGCCGCCGTCATCGCGATCATTGCCCGCAGCGCCTACAAGCTGGTTCGGATGACGCTCGCGCGAGATCGGCTCCTCTGGGTGCTCTTCGCCGTGAGTGCTCTCGTCACGGCCTCGACGGAGTCGGAACTCGTCTGGGTCTTCCTCTTGTGCGGCGTCGCGGCGCTCACGGTCAGGATGATGGGCCGACTTCCGCGGCCGCGGGCGGCGCTCGGCCTCGCGCCGCTCTGGTTG comes from Deltaproteobacteria bacterium and encodes:
- a CDS encoding chromate transporter: MASATVEAEIDEAAAAELVPCTLTELLLYFLRLGTTGFGGPIALVGYMQRDLVEQRRWISRQDYVEGLALAQLAPGPLAAQLAIYLGWVRGGVTGATLVGVAFVLPSFVMVLALSALYLRYGGLAWMRGAFYGIGAAVIAIIARSAYKLVRMTLARDRLLWVLFAVSALVTASTESELVWVFLLCGVAALTVRMMGRLPRPRAALGLAPLWLVTGLHGVAAPGLLLRVFTYFAEAGAFVFGSGLAIVPFLYGGVVGDFHWLTERQFLDAVAVAMITPGPVVITVAFIGYLVAGPVGAALAALGVFLPCYLFVVIPAAYFRRSVNDPRVKAFVDGVTAAATGAIAGAAFVLGRRSLVDVPTVAIGLATLAILTYVKKIPEPLVILAAGLTGLGLKGVMGH